The following proteins come from a genomic window of Triticum aestivum cultivar Chinese Spring chromosome 6A, IWGSC CS RefSeq v2.1, whole genome shotgun sequence:
- the LOC123132631 gene encoding uncharacterized protein, with amino-acid sequence MVPVIDMDSFPVPPAEGTTYRERNRVDRSKSRTRPDRGGATTGCRSAVLLTGQAAFAVRSCCLPASTVWAGTPPFRRSAIESCVQSAASPRRPRLCALPCSLLAQAVGALRRYLPAPHTRAMDKLSPVGNNCISSGTSSVSPRCFFARLISKHEASARWSGFGTMLIARVQGSREAVGSVVLCMLMVSWTRVEEAAELAWRAFITNYSATELVVAVFLVLWRQLSRPQDRDVISTLLADLRSMAFRLAPPLPPPPPEPD; translated from the exons ATGGTCCCCGTCATCGACATGGACTCTTTTCCCGTTCCGCCAGCCGAAGGCACCACCTATAGAGAAAGGAATCGAGTCGATCGATCCAAATCCCGGACCAGACCGGATCGCGGCGGTGCCACGACAGGTTGCCGGTCTGCAGTCCTCCTCACGGGACAAGCTGCGTTCGCGGTGCGCTCTTGCTGCTTGCCGGCTTCGACGGTGTGGGCCGGGACGCCGCCCTTCCGCAGATCCGCAATCGAGTCGTGCGTCCAATCTGCCGCCTCCCCTCGACGTCCACGGCTCTGTGCTCTTCCGTGTTCTCTCCTAGCGCAGGCTGTGGGGGCGCTACGCCGCTATCTGCCGGCTCCTCATACAAGAGCGATGGACAAACTGAGCCCTGTGGGAAACAATTGCATCAGCTCAGGGACGTCCAGCGTTTCTCCTCGATGTTTCTTTGCACGCCTCATCTCCAAGCATGAAGCCTCGGCGAGAT GGTCTGGTTTTGGTACTATGTTGATAGCAAGGGTGCAAGGCTCAAGGGAAGCAGTCGGTTCTGTAGTTCTTTGTATGCTTATGGTATCTTGGACGAGGG TTGAGGAAGCTGCTGAGTTAGCATGGCGGGCTTTTATCACAAACTATTCTGCGACAGAGCTAGTGGTGGCTGTGTTCCTGGTG ctctggcggcaGCTTAGCCGCCCTCAGGACCGGGACGTCATCAGCACCCTCCTTGCCGACCTTCGATCGATGGCCTTCCGCTTGGCGCCCCCGCTTCCCCCGCCACCCCCGGAGCCCGACTAG